The sequence CACCATCCTAGAGTTTTCTTCGTCTAAGCTTTATGTATTATCTCTGGGCCATTTATGGGCGCTCACGCGAATGAGGGTGTCCGGCAGGGGTGGAGAAAATAATATCAACTACTACACCAGCCTAAAACTTTATTCTCATAGCGCGCAATCAACCTAAAAATCGGTTTCAGCGGCCTTACAACCCCGAAAATCCTCTCAAGCTCATTTAAGTCCTCTCTATTAATAGCCTTCAACGTCGGCGCTACCGTCAGATATGTTGCCGCATATATAGCTGAGCATAATATTAGGCTTATTATGCTCGGCAGATACGTGTAAAACGCAAGAACTACTGCTGGAGCTGCCGAAAGCGCTGAAGATGCATATATTTTAGCGCTGACAGAAAGATTCAGGCTTAAATCCAGCCTCCTTCTAGCCAGCTCATAGGCGTATAAGGTTGATATCAGGTTCGATGTTAAAAGGGAGGCGATGACCCCTAGAACACCATAGGGAGCTGCTAGAAAAGGTGCAATAGTCACAAACACGGCTAGGTTAATAATGTTCAACCTCAGCGTCAAACCCGTCTCGCCAACCCCATTAAAAAGGCTTCCGAAAATCCCTGAGCCTAACCCTATCAGCATGTGAGTAACGGAGTAGAATGCTAGATAAACTCCAGCCGGAGCATAGTTTTCGCCATAAACTACATTTACGAGATGATTTGATATTGAGGCGATAAGCGCGGCAAGCGGAACGACGATCAGCGACGAATATTTCACTGACAAATTGAGGAATTCTTCAATCTTCTCCCTTAACCCGTGGGAATTAAGCCTACTGAAGGCTGGGAATAGCGCTGTAAGTATCGGCGATACAACAACCGTGAGTATTGTCGATATGTTTACGGCAGCTCTAAAACATCCAATCTCAACCTCTGAAGAGAACTTAGCGAGCAATATAGCTTGATAATTGCCTAGAAGAAGGATTAGCAGCGACGAGCCATATAATGGTAGAGAGAACTTAACAGTCTCCCAAAAACAGCCTGAACCACTATGGTCCCCGCCGAATTCCTCTATCCCAGATGGAGAATTTAAGCGCCTGTAATGATGAAAATAGAGCACCAATAACCCTATTATCGATGGGATAATATAGCCGACCATATGCCCTATGAGCGCACCGTAAACCCCTAAACCTAAAAGAACTAGGATAGGTGCTGTAATTCCCTTAAAAATCGCCATTAGAATCCTAGTCATAGAGGCATCTCTGCTGGAGTTCAAACCCACAAAGAGGCCATAAAGCAGCGAGAAAAAGGTCTCGAAGAGGACGAGCATGGATAGAAGCCTAATGTACGGCGCTACACTTAACCTATCAAGCAGGGTTTCAGCCATAATGTCCGAGACGATGAAGCAGGCGAAGGAGGCAGCTAGCCCTGTGAAAAGCCTAAAGGCTAAAACCATTCTTATGAACCTTAACGCAAGTTTATTTTTGCCTTCAGAAATATATTTGGCCGGAAACCTTATTGCCGCTGAATCTAAGCCCAAACTCGCTAGGGAGATCGCCAGCGCTGGCACCACAAAGCTAACGGAATATATCCCGTAGCCTTCAGGTCCGAGAAGCCTCGCAACCACTATAGATGAGACCGCTAACACCGCGGCTGAGGAAAAATCTCCGATAAAGAGCACAAAGCTATTTCTAGCTGAATGCTCTGCGAACTCGATTACGTCGCTGCGCGGCTCCAAACCGCTCTACCCCATACCTAACCTTCGCCATTATACGCAAAAACAAAATAAGTATTTTAGAACTTATCCCCATATTAATTACGATAGTGTCCTGTAATCTATTATCTAGTTTGATCGCGAATTCGGCCAGATCTTTCTCCTTTCTTCTTATAGTCTATCTAAAGAGAAATCGGATTGCCGTAAACCCTAATAAACTCAATTATATTCTTAATGCCTCACGCCTTTACTTACATCGTCGCTAATCTCGCCTAGGATTCTCCTTACGGTTTCAGCCAGCGCTTCCTTACTCTTCATTCTCGGCTGCCAACCTAAGGCTTTGATCTTCTCGATTGATAGGGCTATGCGTTTAACGTCTCCAAGCCAGCCGACGCCGTGCAGGATGGGTTTATATAGGCGCTTCACGTCTCTAAGCCCCATAGTCTCAGCGACAATATCGGCGACATCGTTGACGCTCACCCAATCCTCGCTGCCGACATTATAGACTTCAAACATGCTGGCGGACTTTCTCCAAGCAATCATAGTTGCTTCCACGGCATCCGTCACGTATATGTAGCTCCGCACCTGCATCCCGTCGCCTAAAACTTCCAAGACACTTGGGTTCCTCCGCAACTTAACTATAAAGTCGTAGACTACGCCGTGTCTAAGTCTAGGCCCAACTACATTAGCATACCTTAATACGACGGCTCTAATCCCGTAGAGGCGGCTGTAAGCATGAATTAGGCTCTCGCATGCAGCCTTACTGGCGCCATAAACAGATACGGGCTTTATGGGCGCATCCTCACCGACCGGTATGGAGCTCGGCTCGCCGTAAACGCTGCTCGAAGAGGCGAAGACCAGCCCCTTAACATCATTCCTCCTCATGGCCTCAAGTAGATTAAATGTTGCCACAATATTTTCATTAAAGTGCACATCCGGATTTGTGGTGCTCACGCGTACCTCAGGATTCGCCGCGAAATGAAATACTACGCTGATATCCTTAACTACTTCAAGAATCCTCCATGAATCCTTAAGGTCAACGTTCAAAATCTTAACGCGTGAGTCGCACTTATGGTGCTGGAGGTTCTCCATCTTACCGCTGCTGAAGTTATCGATTATACGGGTCCTAAAGCCTTCATTTATAAGCCTGTCAACGAGGTGGCTTCCGATGAAGCCGGCTCCTCCAGTAACAAGCGCATCTTCACTCATCAACTTAGCTCACCCCTTCACCTCTCTTTACCTCTAAGCTCTTGAATTATTCTCCGCTCCATCCTCTTAAGCATTAGAGATATTACTGCCACCGCAAGCCCTTGGAGACCAGCTACGAAGAGGACTAAACCGAGTCAAGACCAGCCTAGTGACCATGCTCCGGAACCGTAAAGATATCTTAGCGTAAGTTGCTCTAAAAGTATTACTGCTCCTGGAACTGTTAGAAGCGCTACTAGGGCAGAGAGCATGAAGACCGGGTTATAGAGCCACATAACCTTCACGGAAGCCGTGAGTATTCTTAAGCCGTCTTTCCACGCTTTAAGCTTACCCCTGCCAAGCCTCTTTCGGTAGCTTATTGGAATCTCCACAACCCTGCCAAGCGACGCGATCTGCCTCGCCATCTCAACCTCGACAGCAAAGCCGCCGGATGTGAGCTCAAGCCTTTTAGCCACGTCGGTTCTTAAAAGATACATTTTATCTCTGGCGTAACCCCACTATCCTTATCTCTAACAGTAATCTTTATCCAAGCGACCTCAGGCGGCATCGGCGTCTTCCCATCACAGCTGCCATACTTGGCATACTGGACCAGCTTTCTAACAGCTATCTTCAATCCATGCTTAGTCCACTCTCTATAAGGCTGCCTGTTGACCCACGCCACGATACGCTCAATGTCACGCTTACTTGCATTAGCCGGGTCGAAGGGAACATGCCTATATATCGTGCATAGGCTTGTAGCATACTTCAGAACCCTAGCCCTAGAAAGGCCTAGGCTCTCCAGGTGATCCAGGAAAGACAACAGTATTTCATTATAGGGCAGCTGGCTCAGCCTAGACCTAGCGGCCTCAAGCCTCTTGACAACATCATGTATATCCGCTGTCACAATAAACTCTGTACCCGAAGACTTAAAAGGAGAGGCTATGTGTAGGGCTCCAGAACTAGGGGTATTGGAGCCTCGGGCGGGCTTTGAACCCGCGACCCCCGCCTTTCTGGGACTTTACCAAGGCGGTGCCCTAACCGGACTAGGCCACCGAGGCTCATTTAAGAATTCTTCGAAAAGATCTTATATACTTTTAGGGGCAACGTATTTTTATGTTGCGGGACTTCTCTTCTGAAGGCTTGAGGAGTTTTCTTGAATCTGCTGGTGTTAATGTTAGGTTCTTTAGGTTTGCTAGTCACACCATGACTGTTGATGATGCTGCGAGGCAGATTAATGTTGGTCGGGAGAAGATAATTAAAAGTTTGCTCTTTATTTGTGATAATGGTTCATCTGTTTTGGCGATTGTCCCCGGTGATAGAAGGGTTGATGAGAGAAAGTTGGCGGCGTTTTACGGTGTAAAAAGGGTTAGATGGGCTACGGCCTTGGAGGTTAAAGATTTGACTGGCTATGATGTTGGCGCTGTCCCGCCAGTTGGGCACAAGAATAGGATAAAGACTATTATTGATGAGAGGGTTTTTAGGTTTGAGAGGGTTATCGGTGGCGGCGGCGAGATAAACACCCTCATGGAAATAAGCCCGGAGGATATAAAGAGACTTAATGAGGCTCAGGTTGGAGATATAAGCAAGTGACTATTTACTTCATTCTTGTAGCGAACTCTTCGGCGATTCTCTTATACATTTCAAGCTCCCTCTGCGATATAGGTCTTACTCTCCTAAAAGCTTCCTCGAAGTGTCTTCTATAAACCTTTAAGCCCTCTAAGTTTTTCTTGGCAGCCTCAGGCTCCTTAGCGTTCATCACGTGCTCCCTTATGGCGAGCATGACAGCGGTGTTGCATATTGCGGCTAAATCGGCGCCAGTGTAACCCTCAGTCCTCTTGGCAATATCCTCTATATCTACGTCCTCGGCTAAAGGCTTCTTCTTCAAGTGAATCCTCAGTATCTCTTTCCTAGCCTCAAGGTCTGGCAGAGGCACATAGAGAAGCTTATCGAACCTTCCAGGTCTGAGCAGCGCCGGGTCGATTATGTCAGGCCTATTTGTGGCTGCCAGAACAACAACGCCTCTAAGTTCCTCTATACCATCCATCTCCGTTAGAAGTTGACTTATAACCCGCTCGGTTACATGCGAGTCGCCGTAGCCTCCACCCCTAATCGGAGCTACAGCATCTATTTCATCAAAGAAGATTATGCTTGGCGCGGCTTGCTTCGCCCTCCTGAAAACCTCCCTAATAGCTCTCTCGGATTCGCCAACCCATTTAGAAAGTATCTCTGGGCCTTTAATGCTTATGAAGTTCGCTTCGCTCTCGGTCGCCACCGCCTTAGCGAGCAGCGTTTTCCCAGTTCCAGGAGGTCCATAAAGCAATATGCCCTTAGGCGGCTTAGCATCCATGTGCTCGAAGAGCTCCGGATATTTGAGCGGCCACTCAACAGCCTCCTGTAGTTCAAGTTTAACTTCGTGTAAGCCACCTATATCATCCCACTTAACGTTTGGAACCTCTATCAAAACCTCGCGCATCGCGGAGGGCTCAACGTCCTTTAAGGTCTCCATAAAGTCGCCCATGGTGACAGTGATCTTATTTAATATTTCAGCTGGTATCGTATCCCTCTCAAAATCTATTTCTGGCAGTATTCTCCGTAAGGCTCGCATAGCCGCCTCCTTGCATAGCGCGACTAAGTCGGCTCCAACAAAACCATGCGTGATGCTGGCGATCTTCTCTAAATTAACGTCTTCCGCTAGGGGCATATTTCGCGTATGGATCTGGAGAATCTCAAGTCTTCCCTGCTTATTTGGGACACCTATCTCTATTTCTCGGTCGAATCTTCCGGGTCTCCTTAGGGCGGGGTCTATGGCGTTAGGCCTATTGGTAGCGCCAATAACCACAACTCTTCCCCGCGGTTTCAGTCCATCCATTAGGGCCAGCAGCTGGGAGACAACTCTTTTCTCAACCTCTCCGGTAACCTCCTCCCTCTTAGGCGCAATCGCATCTATCTCATCAATAAAGATTATGCTTGGAGAGTTTTCCTCAGCTTGCCTGAATATCTCCCTTAAACGCTCCTCGCTTTCGCCATAATACTTGCTCATTATCTCCGGGCCGCTTATGCTGAAAAAAGCCGCATTAGTCTCATTTGCAACAGCCTTGGCTAGAAGGGTTTTCCCGGTTCCGGGAGGCCCATAAAGTAGGACGCCTTTAGGCGCCTCAATGCCCAGTCTCTCAAAGAGCTCCGGATACTTGAGCGGAAGCTCCACCATCTCCCTAATCTTTCTAATCTCCTCCTTTAATCCGCCTATATCCTCGTAAGTAACCTTCGGGACCTCCCTCACCATTGCCGCCGGCTTTTCACCTATCGCTATCTCAGTATCCCTAGTGATTATTACGGCTGAAACGGATGGCTGAACGCTTACTACCATTAGGTCGATGGTTCTCCCCATTATGCCAAGAGGGATATAGTCTCCTCGGGAAACAACTTTTCCCTCAAGTATTTGGGCTAAGTAATCTTCAGCTCCCTCAATGCGTAGAGGCTCCGTTGGCGCGAGAACTATTTTCTCAGCGTGCTTCGCCTCAATCTTTCGTACAGTAACCTTCTCATCTATGCTGACGCCGGCGTTCTTCCTTATGTAGCCGTCTATTCGAATAATACCCTTACCGAGATCATCAGAGTACCCGGGCCAACATATGGCGGCAGTTTTACGTTTACCGGAAATCTCGATGACGTCACCGGGGGTTAAATTTAAACTCTCCATAACTTTAGGGTCAACTCTAGCTATACCTCTTCCCACGTCTCTCCCGTAGGCTTCAGCGACGCGTAGGGTGGCGACCCTAGAATTAGACATCGCTGCATCTCCTCTTATATGAACTAATCTAGGTTGCGGCTTGGATAAAAAGTTTGCGAGACCGAACTTCCAGATGCACTATGTGGTGTGACAATACTTGGGAAAAACTGTTTTAGCGAAATCCCTGAGGAAACTTATCACTCTATCCGGTGGAGTGTTTGACATCGATAGATCCACTATGATTTTGTCCGCTCCAGCTTCACCGTATTCCTCTATCTTTGAAATCCAGCCGGATGGATCTTCACCTAGAGCATCAGGATATGTGAGCGAAGGCGCCAAAATTAT is a genomic window of Candidatus Bathyarchaeia archaeon containing:
- a CDS encoding flippase; amino-acid sequence: MEPRSDVIEFAEHSARNSFVLFIGDFSSAAVLAVSSIVVARLLGPEGYGIYSVSFVVPALAISLASLGLDSAAIRFPAKYISEGKNKLALRFIRMVLAFRLFTGLAASFACFIVSDIMAETLLDRLSVAPYIRLLSMLVLFETFFSLLYGLFVGLNSSRDASMTRILMAIFKGITAPILVLLGLGVYGALIGHMVGYIIPSIIGLLVLYFHHYRRLNSPSGIEEFGGDHSGSGCFWETVKFSLPLYGSSLLILLLGNYQAILLAKFSSEVEIGCFRAAVNISTILTVVVSPILTALFPAFSRLNSHGLREKIEEFLNLSVKYSSLIVVPLAALIASISNHLVNVVYGENYAPAGVYLAFYSVTHMLIGLGSGIFGSLFNGVGETGLTLRLNIINLAVFVTIAPFLAAPYGVLGVIASLLTSNLISTLYAYELARRRLDLSLNLSVSAKIYASSALSAAPAVVLAFYTYLPSIISLILCSAIYAATYLTVAPTLKAINREDLNELERIFGVVRPLKPIFRLIARYENKVLGWCSS
- a CDS encoding SDR family NAD(P)-dependent oxidoreductase, whose product is MSEDALVTGGAGFIGSHLVDRLINEGFRTRIIDNFSSGKMENLQHHKCDSRVKILNVDLKDSWRILEVVKDISVVFHFAANPEVRVSTTNPDVHFNENIVATFNLLEAMRRNDVKGLVFASSSSVYGEPSSIPVGEDAPIKPVSVYGASKAACESLIHAYSRLYGIRAVVLRYANVVGPRLRHGVVYDFIVKLRRNPSVLEVLGDGMQVRSYIYVTDAVEATMIAWRKSASMFEVYNVGSEDWVSVNDVADIVAETMGLRDVKRLYKPILHGVGWLGDVKRIALSIEKIKALGWQPRMKSKEALAETVRRILGEISDDVSKGVRH
- a CDS encoding aminoacyl-tRNA deacylase — encoded protein: MLRDFSSEGLRSFLESAGVNVRFFRFASHTMTVDDAARQINVGREKIIKSLLFICDNGSSVLAIVPGDRRVDERKLAAFYGVKRVRWATALEVKDLTGYDVGAVPPVGHKNRIKTIIDERVFRFERVIGGGGEINTLMEISPEDIKRLNEAQVGDISK
- a CDS encoding CDC48 family AAA ATPase yields the protein MSNSRVATLRVAEAYGRDVGRGIARVDPKVMESLNLTPGDVIEISGKRKTAAICWPGYSDDLGKGIIRIDGYIRKNAGVSIDEKVTVRKIEAKHAEKIVLAPTEPLRIEGAEDYLAQILEGKVVSRGDYIPLGIMGRTIDLMVVSVQPSVSAVIITRDTEIAIGEKPAAMVREVPKVTYEDIGGLKEEIRKIREMVELPLKYPELFERLGIEAPKGVLLYGPPGTGKTLLAKAVANETNAAFFSISGPEIMSKYYGESEERLREIFRQAEENSPSIIFIDEIDAIAPKREEVTGEVEKRVVSQLLALMDGLKPRGRVVVIGATNRPNAIDPALRRPGRFDREIEIGVPNKQGRLEILQIHTRNMPLAEDVNLEKIASITHGFVGADLVALCKEAAMRALRRILPEIDFERDTIPAEILNKITVTMGDFMETLKDVEPSAMREVLIEVPNVKWDDIGGLHEVKLELQEAVEWPLKYPELFEHMDAKPPKGILLYGPPGTGKTLLAKAVATESEANFISIKGPEILSKWVGESERAIREVFRRAKQAAPSIIFFDEIDAVAPIRGGGYGDSHVTERVISQLLTEMDGIEELRGVVVLAATNRPDIIDPALLRPGRFDKLLYVPLPDLEARKEILRIHLKKKPLAEDVDIEDIAKRTEGYTGADLAAICNTAVMLAIREHVMNAKEPEAAKKNLEGLKVYRRHFEEAFRRVRPISQRELEMYKRIAEEFATRMK